A genome region from Labilibaculum antarcticum includes the following:
- a CDS encoding biotin/lipoyl-containing protein, whose protein sequence is MKKFKFTIRGQEYDVEIKDFEGSNAKIEVNGTSYDVDVHVAEKSSKTPRLVRKPVVNKPGEGSIKKSGVGASTVKAPLPGSIIKINIAVGDSVNPGDTLLVMEAMKMENNVLAEKGGTVKAIKVAVGDSVLQEDVLIEIA, encoded by the coding sequence ATGAAGAAGTTCAAATTTACAATACGAGGGCAGGAATACGATGTTGAAATCAAAGATTTTGAAGGATCGAATGCCAAAATTGAAGTGAACGGAACGAGTTATGATGTTGATGTGCATGTTGCAGAGAAATCATCAAAAACTCCTAGATTGGTTCGCAAGCCGGTTGTTAACAAACCAGGTGAAGGTAGTATCAAGAAAAGTGGAGTTGGTGCTTCAACAGTTAAAGCGCCACTTCCAGGTAGTATTATTAAAATTAACATTGCAGTTGGTGATTCTGTCAACCCTGGAGATACTCTCTTGGTGATGGAAGCAATGAAAATGGAAAATAATGTGTTGGCCGAAAAAGGAGGAACTGTTAAAGCCATAAAGGTTGCAGTTGGCGATAGCGTACTTCAGGAGGACGTATTAATTGAAATAGCATAA
- a CDS encoding OadG family protein, with protein MLMNILSIGSQGGWTVAIVGYSIVFAALVLLVIVFVNLPKLLHLNLRKKLMREGRSGADTDDLHIEGGVNAAIAMALYMHLQQQNHDDESNIITIKKVTKNYSPWSSKIYGVMNQPR; from the coding sequence ATGTTAATGAATATTTTATCCATAGGAAGTCAAGGTGGATGGACTGTTGCCATAGTAGGTTATTCCATTGTATTTGCTGCATTGGTACTGCTGGTAATTGTTTTTGTCAATTTGCCGAAACTTTTACATCTTAACTTAAGAAAAAAGTTGATGAGGGAAGGTCGATCTGGCGCTGATACTGATGATTTACACATCGAGGGAGGCGTTAATGCTGCTATTGCAATGGCCTTGTACATGCACTTACAACAACAAAATCACGATGATGAAAGCAATATCATCACAATTAAAAAAGTTACTAAGAATTATTCTCCATGGAGTTCTAAGATTTATGGAGTAATGAATCAACCAAGATAA
- a CDS encoding acyl-CoA carboxylase subunit beta, whose translation MASQDKIKKLIDLRTEAKLGGGEKRIESQHKKGKFTARERIDMLLDEGSFEEFDMFVQHRCTNFGMEKTKFLGDGVVTGQGTIDGRLVFVFSQDFTVFGGSLSETYAQKICKIMDMAMKMGAPVVGMNDSGGARIQEGVTALAGYAEIFERNILASGVIPQISAIFGPCAGGAVYSPALTDFIMMTEEKSYMFVTGPKVVKTVTGEDISVEDLGGAKMHASKSGVSHFMVDDEEEGIMIIRKLLSYMPSNNLEEAPITACSDPMDRMDDILNEIIPANPNMPYDMKDVIYTIADDAEFLEVHRHYAKNIIVGFTRMGGMSIGVVANQPSFLAGVLDIESSRKAARFIRFCDCFNIPILTLVDVPGFLPGSSQEFGGIITHGAKLMFAYGEATVPKVTITLRKSYGGAHDVMSCKQLRGDLNYAWPTAEIAVMGAKGAIEVLHGRKMAELNDADKVKFIAETEIEYNEAFANPYNAASYGYIDDVIEPRNTRFRVIRAFQSLQTKKQVNPPKKHSNIPL comes from the coding sequence ATGGCTAGTCAGGATAAAATTAAAAAGTTAATTGATTTAAGAACGGAGGCTAAGCTTGGTGGAGGTGAGAAAAGAATCGAATCTCAACACAAGAAAGGCAAATTTACAGCTCGTGAAAGAATCGATATGCTTCTTGATGAGGGAAGTTTCGAGGAATTTGACATGTTTGTTCAACACCGTTGTACTAACTTCGGTATGGAGAAAACGAAATTCTTAGGCGATGGTGTTGTTACCGGTCAAGGTACAATCGATGGTCGTTTAGTATTCGTATTTTCTCAGGATTTTACTGTTTTTGGAGGGTCGTTATCAGAAACCTACGCTCAGAAGATTTGTAAAATTATGGATATGGCCATGAAAATGGGTGCACCGGTTGTTGGAATGAACGATTCAGGTGGAGCTCGTATTCAGGAAGGTGTTACTGCTTTGGCAGGATATGCTGAGATCTTTGAAAGAAACATTCTTGCTTCAGGGGTAATTCCTCAGATTTCTGCGATTTTCGGTCCTTGTGCAGGTGGTGCGGTTTATTCTCCAGCGCTTACCGACTTTATCATGATGACAGAAGAAAAGTCATACATGTTCGTAACAGGTCCTAAGGTTGTTAAGACTGTAACAGGTGAAGATATTAGCGTAGAAGATCTAGGTGGTGCTAAAATGCATGCTTCGAAATCAGGTGTGTCTCACTTCATGGTAGATGATGAAGAAGAAGGTATCATGATCATTCGTAAGTTGTTGTCTTACATGCCATCAAATAATTTGGAAGAAGCTCCAATTACAGCTTGTTCTGATCCTATGGATAGAATGGATGATATCCTTAACGAGATCATTCCTGCAAATCCAAACATGCCTTACGACATGAAGGATGTAATTTATACAATTGCTGATGATGCTGAATTTCTAGAAGTTCACCGTCACTATGCTAAGAACATTATTGTTGGTTTTACTCGTATGGGTGGAATGTCGATAGGTGTTGTTGCAAATCAGCCTAGTTTCCTTGCTGGAGTACTTGATATTGAGTCTTCAAGAAAAGCGGCTAGATTCATTCGTTTCTGCGATTGTTTCAATATTCCAATTTTAACCTTGGTTGATGTTCCTGGTTTCTTACCTGGATCAAGTCAGGAGTTTGGTGGTATTATTACTCATGGAGCGAAATTAATGTTCGCTTATGGTGAGGCTACTGTTCCAAAAGTAACTATTACTCTAAGAAAATCTTACGGTGGTGCTCATGATGTAATGTCTTGTAAGCAACTTCGTGGTGATTTAAATTATGCATGGCCTACTGCTGAAATTGCGGTTATGGGTGCCAAAGGTGCAATTGAAGTACTTCACGGAAGAAAAATGGCTGAGTTAAACGATGCTGATAAAGTGAAATTCATCGCTGAAACTGAAATTGAGTACAACGAGGCATTTGCTAATCCATACAATGCAGCATCATACGGTTATATCGATGATGTAATTGAGCCACGTAATACTCGTTTTAGAGTGATTCGCGCATTTCAGTCTCTTCAGACTAAAAAGCAAGTGAATCCACCTAAAAAACATTCTAATATTCCATTATAA
- the mce gene encoding methylmalonyl-CoA epimerase has protein sequence MKPSHIEHIGIAVKSLEEAIPFYEKVLGLECYAVEEVVEQKVKTAFFKVGDTKIELLESTDPEGPIGKFVAKTGGGMHHMAFAVEDVQQALNDVQEAGCQVIDKTPRNGAEGLKIGFLHPKSTQRVLTEICGNK, from the coding sequence ATGAAACCATCGCATATTGAACATATCGGTATAGCTGTAAAAAGCTTAGAGGAGGCAATTCCATTCTACGAAAAAGTATTGGGTTTGGAGTGCTACGCAGTTGAAGAGGTCGTTGAGCAGAAGGTTAAAACAGCTTTTTTTAAGGTTGGAGATACCAAAATTGAATTGTTGGAGTCTACAGATCCTGAAGGCCCAATTGGTAAGTTTGTTGCAAAAACAGGTGGCGGAATGCATCACATGGCATTCGCAGTTGAAGATGTTCAGCAAGCATTAAATGATGTTCAGGAAGCTGGTTGTCAGGTGATCGATAAGACTCCTCGCAATGGTGCAGAAGGTTTGAAAATTGGATTTTTACATCCAAAATCAACTCAGCGCGTTTTGACTGAGATTTGTGGCAATAAATAA
- the purL gene encoding phosphoribosylformylglycinamidine synthase, whose amino-acid sequence MILFFQKDEVHFVVQTTNQLNGLDFNKLSWLFGDATKIQEDEIEGFFIGPRKEMITPWSTNAVEITQNMGITGILRIEEFHLVESEKAGYDPMLQASYKKIGQDIYTIEKQPEPILNIENIAEYNQQEGLALSSEEIDYLDGVSKKIGRKLTDSEVFGFSQVNSEHCRHKIFNGLFVIDGEEKESSLFQLIRKTSNINHNRIVSAYKDNCAFLEGPKMEQFAPITHDKADFFQTKDIKTVISLKAETHNFPTTVEPFNGAATGTGGEIRDRMAGGKASVPMAGTAVYMTSYPRLEASRSWENATDAREWLYQTPEEILIKASNGASDFGNKFGQPLICGSVLTFEHFENNKKYGYDKVIMQAGGIGYGKFEQAQKDVPEKGDKVILLGGDNYRIGMGGGAVSSVATGEFTNSIELNAVQRSNPEMQKRVCNAIRAMAEIDENPIVSIHDHGAGGHLNCLSELVEETGGKIDLNALPVGDPTLSAKEIVGNESQERMGLVIKEKDVALLTRIANRERAPIYQVGETTGDMKFTFEDKKTGQNPIDWGLSEMFGKPPKTVLTDTTSNEKFEAVEYDADKIEEYIENVLQIEAVACKDWLTNKVDRSVTGKVAMQQCAGPLQLPLNNLGAVAIDFQGEKGIATSIGHTPIAALVDSENGSRLSIAESLTNLVWAPIEQGLKGVSLSANWMWPCKNPGEDARLYQAVQSISDFAIELGINVPTGKDSLSMTQKYGKDDVVYSPGTVIISTVGEIIDIKKIISPVLKNEADSHLIYMDLSKDDFQLGGSSFAQILNKLGTQTPDVKDSKYFANAFTTLQQLILDGKVLAGHDISAGGMITALLEMCFADNRLGAKIDLSSIEESDLVKVLFSENPGVIFQVKDLENISTVLTDKGINFHVIGSLAEAGKMLLSKGDQVLDLDIASLRDLWFKTSYLLDRSQAGKELALERFKSYKENELEFKFNENFTGKFEQFGIDPKRKEKSGVKAAIIREKGVNGDREMAWMMHLAGMDVKDVHMTDLIAGREDLSNVNMIVFVGGFSNSDVLGSAKGWAGAFLYNEKAKKALDNFYARKDTLSLGVCNGCQLISELGLIYPDHEKHPKLLHNESHKFESGFVSVSIPVNNSIMLSSLAGSKLGIWVAHGEGKFELPYGQDKYQIPMRYNIDQYPANPNGSPFATAAISSNDGRHLAMMPHLERATYPWNWAHYNENRVDDEVSPWIEAFVNAKKWIMEHK is encoded by the coding sequence ATGATACTATTCTTCCAAAAAGACGAAGTACACTTTGTTGTTCAGACAACTAACCAATTGAATGGATTGGATTTCAACAAACTTTCCTGGCTATTCGGAGACGCCACAAAAATTCAAGAGGATGAGATAGAGGGATTTTTTATTGGCCCAAGAAAGGAAATGATTACTCCTTGGAGCACCAATGCGGTTGAAATCACTCAAAACATGGGTATAACAGGGATTCTCCGAATTGAAGAGTTTCATTTGGTGGAAAGCGAGAAAGCCGGATATGATCCAATGCTACAAGCTTCTTACAAAAAAATCGGTCAAGATATCTATACCATTGAGAAACAACCTGAACCAATTCTAAATATTGAAAACATTGCCGAATACAACCAACAAGAAGGTCTGGCTCTTAGCAGTGAAGAAATCGATTATTTAGATGGCGTTTCAAAAAAAATTGGCAGAAAACTAACCGATTCAGAAGTATTTGGCTTTTCTCAGGTTAATTCGGAGCATTGTCGCCACAAAATATTCAACGGTTTGTTTGTTATTGATGGAGAAGAAAAAGAATCTTCTCTATTCCAATTAATAAGGAAGACCTCAAATATAAACCATAACAGAATTGTTTCTGCCTACAAAGACAATTGTGCATTTTTAGAAGGACCAAAAATGGAACAGTTTGCTCCTATCACTCACGATAAAGCAGATTTCTTTCAAACCAAAGATATTAAGACTGTAATTTCGCTTAAAGCGGAAACACATAATTTTCCAACTACTGTTGAACCATTTAATGGTGCTGCTACAGGTACAGGTGGTGAAATTAGAGATAGAATGGCAGGCGGAAAAGCATCCGTTCCAATGGCTGGTACGGCTGTTTACATGACTTCCTATCCTAGACTGGAAGCTTCCCGTTCTTGGGAAAATGCTACCGATGCCAGAGAATGGCTGTATCAAACTCCTGAAGAAATTCTAATTAAGGCATCGAACGGAGCAAGTGACTTTGGAAACAAATTCGGTCAACCCCTTATTTGTGGTTCGGTTCTTACTTTTGAACACTTCGAGAACAACAAAAAATACGGTTACGATAAAGTAATCATGCAAGCCGGAGGAATTGGCTATGGCAAATTTGAACAAGCTCAAAAAGATGTTCCTGAAAAAGGCGATAAAGTAATTCTTTTAGGCGGAGACAACTACCGAATTGGAATGGGCGGTGGAGCCGTTTCCTCTGTTGCAACCGGCGAATTCACAAACTCTATCGAGTTAAATGCAGTTCAACGTTCAAATCCTGAAATGCAAAAAAGAGTTTGCAATGCGATTAGAGCAATGGCCGAAATTGATGAAAACCCAATTGTTTCGATTCATGATCACGGAGCAGGCGGACACTTAAATTGCTTATCGGAACTTGTTGAAGAAACTGGCGGTAAAATTGATTTGAATGCGCTTCCTGTTGGTGACCCTACTCTTTCGGCTAAAGAAATTGTTGGTAACGAGTCTCAGGAAAGAATGGGATTGGTTATTAAAGAAAAAGATGTTGCCCTTTTAACTCGCATAGCAAATAGAGAAAGAGCTCCTATTTACCAGGTTGGTGAAACAACTGGTGATATGAAATTCACTTTTGAAGATAAAAAAACCGGACAAAACCCTATTGATTGGGGCTTATCTGAAATGTTCGGAAAACCACCAAAAACAGTCTTAACAGATACCACTTCAAATGAAAAATTTGAAGCTGTTGAATATGACGCTGATAAAATAGAAGAATACATCGAAAATGTTCTTCAAATTGAGGCTGTTGCCTGTAAAGACTGGTTAACCAATAAAGTTGACAGATCGGTAACTGGTAAAGTTGCCATGCAACAATGTGCTGGTCCTCTTCAATTGCCATTGAATAATTTAGGCGCTGTTGCCATTGATTTTCAAGGAGAAAAAGGAATTGCAACCTCTATTGGACATACTCCAATTGCAGCCTTAGTTGACTCGGAAAATGGCAGTCGATTATCTATTGCTGAATCTTTAACCAATCTGGTTTGGGCTCCAATTGAACAAGGATTGAAAGGTGTTTCATTATCCGCAAACTGGATGTGGCCTTGTAAAAATCCAGGTGAAGATGCTCGTTTGTATCAGGCTGTTCAATCCATTAGTGATTTCGCCATTGAATTGGGAATTAATGTTCCAACCGGAAAAGATTCTCTTTCCATGACCCAAAAATATGGAAAAGACGATGTTGTTTATTCTCCGGGAACAGTTATCATTTCAACTGTTGGTGAGATCATTGATATCAAAAAAATAATTTCTCCTGTTCTAAAAAATGAAGCAGATTCTCATCTTATCTATATGGATCTCTCGAAAGATGATTTTCAATTGGGAGGAAGTAGCTTTGCTCAGATCTTAAATAAATTAGGTACACAGACTCCTGATGTTAAGGATTCAAAATATTTTGCAAATGCATTTACAACTCTTCAGCAATTAATATTGGATGGTAAAGTTCTTGCCGGTCATGATATTTCTGCTGGTGGTATGATTACCGCATTATTGGAAATGTGTTTTGCAGACAATCGACTTGGAGCCAAAATTGATCTTTCATCAATTGAAGAAAGCGATTTGGTTAAAGTGTTGTTTAGTGAAAACCCAGGAGTTATTTTCCAGGTGAAAGATCTTGAAAACATATCAACGGTTCTTACCGATAAAGGAATTAATTTCCATGTTATTGGTTCACTTGCTGAAGCTGGAAAAATGCTACTATCAAAAGGGGATCAGGTTCTTGATCTTGATATTGCTTCTCTGCGTGATTTATGGTTTAAAACTTCATATCTATTAGATAGAAGCCAAGCAGGTAAAGAATTAGCTTTGGAAAGATTTAAGTCTTACAAAGAGAATGAATTGGAATTCAAATTCAACGAGAACTTTACCGGGAAATTTGAACAATTCGGAATTGATCCTAAAAGAAAAGAAAAATCAGGTGTTAAAGCTGCAATCATTCGTGAGAAAGGTGTAAACGGAGATCGTGAGATGGCCTGGATGATGCATTTGGCTGGAATGGACGTTAAAGATGTTCACATGACTGACCTGATTGCCGGACGTGAAGATTTATCGAATGTGAACATGATTGTTTTTGTTGGAGGATTCTCTAACTCCGATGTATTGGGTTCTGCAAAAGGATGGGCCGGAGCTTTCCTTTACAATGAAAAAGCTAAAAAAGCTCTTGATAACTTCTACGCAAGAAAAGATACTTTAAGCCTTGGAGTATGTAATGGATGTCAGTTGATTTCTGAGCTGGGATTAATTTATCCTGATCATGAAAAACATCCAAAACTACTTCATAACGAATCACACAAATTCGAATCAGGATTTGTAAGTGTATCGATACCAGTGAATAACTCAATTATGCTTTCTTCTTTGGCTGGAAGTAAATTAGGTATTTGGGTCGCTCACGGGGAAGGTAAATTTGAATTGCCATACGGACAAGACAAGTATCAGATTCCTATGAGATACAATATTGATCAGTACCCTGCCAATCCAAACGGCTCGCCATTTGCAACGGCTGCCATTTCATCAAATGATGGTCGTCATTTGGCAATGATGCCTCACTTGGAACGAGCAACTTATCCATGGAATTGGGCTCATTACAATGAGAATCGTGTTGACGATGAAGTTTCTCCTTGGATTGAAGCATTTGTGAATGCGAAGAAATGGATCATGGAACACAAATAA
- a CDS encoding PKD domain-containing protein — MKSIFNILLALAISFTTLAQNKKLTAKKHSTLGVKDIVITEKTYNDLTNPSLNKRKLAKIADKEDGKPKRADDPIARAQYEIDILKNPLTGQIPLNIKELEKAYVLSSASGLQSRLKTGGLSFTNSGPKNVGGRTRALAIDMANESTILAGGTTGGMWKSTNNGTSWTRTTKLEDHPSVTSIAQDPNNTAIWYYTTGELVGSAGEDGARYRGNGLFKSTDNGDNWISLASTASNTSEIFDPFDYGWNICVDPNNSDVYVATADGIKRSTDGGTSWTDVITSDSYYEDIICTPSGIKYASLSSEGTTKGIYRSLTGNLGEWEDITPTGFPTDYNRIVIAQAPSNLTSDIVYVLGQTIGAGFQGNSLWKLTYNTTEDYTWEDRSQNLPEGGEKDTDVNGYNSQGSYNMVIKVAPDNENMLFIGGTNLYRSDDAFATRASSLSDELFLNDGIENDTDKSNTYWIGGYATENNVTQYPNHHPDIHALTFKSDNKTLLCGHDGGISSTTNYKKTIDTSSENDTSTPVDWTFLNNGYLTTQAYTIAIDNDIRTNTTLLSGFQDNGTWLAETSDPNKDWLSWGSGDGSYCSIFNLGNSILSSSQSGTTYLENNVTDDLSYYWTRVDPEGAEGQLFINPFVEDANNSEILYYAAGNYVWRNSNIFDIPRMQNSESTTNWEKLKISKTTGTVSALASSTFPAHILYYGTSTGKVFKIVNSHSQWAKVTDLTGSNMPSGNVISIDANPLNANEVLVGFSNYGIESIFSTTNGGTSWTPVSGNLEEINGADNGPSIRSVSFMVSPTDTTYYAGTSTGLYSTTKLDGTSTTWTQEAIDRIGTTVVAMIKSRRDGFIASATHGNGIFTADDDFSSTAPVALIGMTKDTIQIGESVDFMNRSIGDGFTKWEWTFEGAETASSAEEHPRAVIYKTPGVFSVTLTATNAAGLNTQTITSAIIVKTVEVKFSASSTNVNIGTEVTFTSQSTGSELTYNWSFPGGSPENSTDENPVVTYNTVGAFDVSLTINDAQYKDTEVKIGYITVLNPDDFDDDLLYNVPSEFEDQLVQFIFTGDNDGYVTGHTNLKIDKYAEKFELINPNLNAVKQVQIKPSVLQSNSSDPEFILKIWNGTSEPTNEVYSMSVPYSELIAGQFNTIDLNYSVAVEKDFFVSYEIKYENPVDSFAVAHLPLQDDAEWSNSAYMYYNNKWSPYSEVFGNNTSLAIKALVGYDPGALGIEDDILLKEVGKLKIFPNPMVYKSNVVFPNKTNQKYRLVVIDASGRVVRIIENITGNNVIINREQLKPGIHIINLSGEKIYKGKLLVK; from the coding sequence ATGAAATCAATTTTCAATATACTACTCGCATTGGCGATTTCCTTTACAACGCTTGCTCAAAATAAAAAACTAACGGCAAAAAAGCACTCTACATTAGGTGTAAAAGATATTGTAATAACAGAAAAAACATACAACGATTTAACCAATCCCTCATTAAACAAAAGAAAACTAGCTAAAATTGCAGATAAAGAAGACGGAAAACCAAAACGGGCAGATGATCCTATTGCAAGAGCCCAATACGAAATAGATATACTAAAAAACCCGCTTACGGGACAGATCCCCTTAAATATTAAAGAGCTCGAAAAGGCATATGTTCTTTCATCAGCCTCTGGTTTGCAGAGCAGATTAAAAACCGGTGGCTTAAGTTTTACAAACAGTGGCCCAAAGAATGTGGGTGGCCGAACACGAGCGCTGGCTATTGATATGGCAAATGAGAGCACAATACTGGCGGGAGGAACTACTGGTGGAATGTGGAAATCAACAAACAATGGTACCAGCTGGACAAGAACAACTAAATTAGAAGATCACCCAAGTGTAACTTCCATTGCGCAAGACCCAAACAACACTGCAATCTGGTATTATACCACTGGGGAACTAGTTGGCTCAGCAGGTGAAGATGGTGCCCGTTACCGGGGAAATGGTCTGTTTAAATCTACCGATAATGGCGACAACTGGATATCTTTGGCATCAACAGCTTCCAATACCTCTGAAATATTCGATCCTTTTGATTATGGCTGGAATATCTGCGTAGACCCAAACAACAGCGATGTATACGTTGCAACAGCAGATGGAATTAAGCGCTCTACTGATGGAGGAACCAGCTGGACCGATGTAATCACATCAGATTCCTATTATGAAGATATTATTTGTACTCCCAGCGGGATTAAATATGCTTCTTTAAGTTCTGAAGGTACAACTAAGGGGATCTACAGGTCTTTGACTGGAAATTTGGGAGAATGGGAAGATATAACCCCAACAGGATTCCCTACCGATTATAACAGAATTGTAATTGCCCAAGCTCCAAGTAATTTAACCAGCGATATCGTTTATGTGTTAGGGCAAACAATAGGTGCTGGCTTTCAAGGTAACAGTCTCTGGAAATTAACATATAATACTACCGAAGATTACACCTGGGAAGACCGTTCTCAAAATCTACCTGAAGGTGGTGAAAAAGACACAGATGTAAATGGTTACAACTCACAAGGATCGTACAATATGGTAATAAAAGTTGCTCCGGACAATGAAAATATGCTTTTTATTGGGGGTACTAACTTATATCGTTCTGATGATGCTTTTGCGACTAGGGCAAGTTCTTTAAGTGATGAACTTTTCTTAAACGATGGTATTGAAAATGATACTGATAAGTCTAATACTTATTGGATTGGAGGTTATGCAACCGAAAATAATGTGACTCAATATCCAAATCATCATCCTGATATTCATGCATTAACATTTAAAAGTGATAACAAAACTCTGCTTTGCGGACACGATGGAGGTATTAGTAGTACGACTAATTATAAAAAAACAATTGACACCTCTTCAGAAAATGACACCAGCACTCCTGTTGACTGGACTTTTCTGAACAATGGATACTTAACCACACAAGCATATACTATCGCGATAGATAACGACATAAGAACAAACACGACATTACTTTCCGGATTTCAGGACAATGGCACCTGGCTTGCCGAAACTTCTGATCCAAATAAAGATTGGTTATCCTGGGGTTCTGGTGACGGAAGTTACTGCAGCATATTCAATTTAGGAAATAGTATACTCTCCTCATCACAAAGCGGCACCACTTACCTTGAAAATAACGTTACTGATGACCTAAGTTACTATTGGACCCGTGTTGATCCTGAAGGAGCCGAAGGACAATTGTTTATCAATCCTTTTGTTGAAGATGCCAACAACAGTGAAATTTTATATTACGCAGCAGGAAACTATGTTTGGCGAAACTCCAATATTTTTGATATTCCCCGTATGCAGAATAGCGAATCAACTACGAACTGGGAAAAACTAAAAATATCAAAGACAACAGGAACTGTATCCGCCTTAGCCTCCTCCACCTTCCCGGCTCATATTCTATATTACGGTACTTCAACAGGAAAAGTATTTAAAATAGTGAATTCACATTCTCAGTGGGCAAAAGTGACAGATCTTACAGGTTCCAATATGCCTTCCGGAAATGTTATTTCTATTGATGCAAACCCATTAAATGCAAACGAAGTATTGGTTGGATTTTCCAATTACGGAATTGAAAGTATATTTAGCACGACTAATGGCGGAACAAGCTGGACTCCTGTTAGTGGAAATCTGGAAGAAATAAATGGAGCGGACAATGGTCCATCAATTCGATCCGTATCCTTCATGGTATCACCAACCGATACCACCTATTATGCCGGAACAAGTACTGGATTATATAGCACAACAAAACTTGATGGCACATCAACTACATGGACTCAAGAAGCAATTGACAGAATAGGAACCACTGTAGTTGCCATGATTAAAAGCAGACGTGATGGTTTTATTGCGTCAGCAACTCATGGAAATGGAATTTTTACTGCCGATGATGATTTTAGTTCGACAGCACCAGTTGCATTAATTGGAATGACAAAAGACACCATTCAAATTGGAGAATCAGTTGATTTTATGAACAGAAGTATTGGCGATGGGTTTACCAAGTGGGAATGGACATTTGAAGGAGCAGAAACTGCAAGTTCTGCAGAAGAACATCCCCGAGCGGTTATTTACAAAACTCCCGGAGTTTTTTCGGTAACATTAACAGCAACCAATGCGGCAGGTTTGAATACTCAAACGATTACTTCTGCAATTATTGTAAAAACAGTTGAGGTTAAATTCTCAGCAAGCTCTACCAATGTAAATATTGGTACAGAAGTTACTTTCACAAGTCAAAGCACAGGCTCGGAACTAACATACAATTGGAGTTTCCCTGGAGGTTCACCTGAAAACTCTACTGATGAAAATCCAGTTGTTACCTACAATACTGTAGGAGCATTTGATGTTAGCTTAACCATTAATGATGCTCAATACAAGGATACAGAAGTGAAAATTGGATACATTACAGTTCTTAATCCAGATGATTTTGATGATGATTTACTTTACAATGTGCCTTCTGAATTTGAAGACCAACTGGTCCAATTCATATTCACAGGCGATAACGACGGGTATGTGACAGGACATACTAATCTGAAAATAGATAAATACGCGGAAAAATTTGAATTGATAAATCCTAATTTAAACGCAGTTAAACAGGTACAGATTAAACCTTCTGTTTTGCAGTCTAACTCATCAGATCCAGAATTTATTCTCAAGATTTGGAATGGAACATCGGAACCTACAAATGAAGTATACAGTATGTCGGTTCCTTACTCAGAATTAATTGCCGGCCAATTTAATACGATCGATTTAAATTATTCGGTTGCGGTTGAAAAAGATTTCTTTGTTAGTTACGAGATTAAATATGAAAATCCTGTAGATTCTTTTGCCGTTGCGCACCTTCCTTTGCAAGATGATGCAGAATGGAGTAATTCTGCTTACATGTATTATAATAACAAGTGGAGTCCTTACAGCGAGGTATTTGGAAACAACACCTCGCTTGCGATCAAGGCCTTGGTTGGATATGATCCTGGAGCACTAGGAATAGAAGATGATATACTTCTAAAAGAGGTTGGAAAATTAAAGATCTTCCCCAACCCGATGGTTTACAAAAGCAATGTGGTCTTTCCGAACAAGACCAATCAGAAATACCGATTGGTGGTTATAGATGCAAGTGGCCGGGTGGTTCGGATCATTGAAAACATCACAGGGAACAATGTGATTATAAATCGGGAACAATTAAAACCCGGTATTCATATTATCAACCTTTCGGGTGAGAAGATATACAAAGGAAAACTACTGGTGAAATAA